The proteins below come from a single Halothiobacillus neapolitanus c2 genomic window:
- the nuoH gene encoding NADH-quinone oxidoreductase subunit NuoH, whose protein sequence is MSPSWQYLVVNTLWVLVILLPLVIAVAYLTYFERKVIGYMQVRIGPNRVGPLGLFQPFADVFKLLFKEIITPNVANKFIFYLAPVLILVASFIGWAVIPFDKGWVLANINAGLLYVLAIGAAGVYGVILAGWASNSKYALLGGMRSAAHKVAYELAMGFALVGVLMAARSLNLTEIVEHQSGNILTWYWLPLLPMFVVYFISGVAETNRAPFDITEGESELVAGFHVEYSGITFALFMLAEYASMILISALTAVLFLGGWLSPFQGTALESVFGFVPGIFWFFIKIAILLFLFLWFRATFPRYRYDQIMRLGWKVFIPVTIVWIFVEGVLVYFKVGPWFS, encoded by the coding sequence ATGTCACCATCCTGGCAATATCTGGTGGTCAATACACTCTGGGTACTGGTCATCCTTCTCCCGTTGGTTATTGCCGTGGCTTATCTGACGTATTTCGAAAGAAAGGTCATCGGTTACATGCAGGTGCGCATCGGCCCGAATCGGGTCGGCCCGTTAGGTTTGTTCCAGCCGTTTGCCGACGTGTTCAAACTGCTCTTCAAAGAAATCATCACCCCAAACGTCGCCAATAAATTCATTTTTTATCTGGCGCCGGTGTTGATTCTGGTGGCTTCTTTCATCGGATGGGCGGTCATCCCCTTCGATAAAGGCTGGGTACTTGCCAACATCAATGCAGGCTTGCTGTACGTGCTGGCGATCGGTGCGGCCGGTGTCTATGGCGTGATTCTGGCCGGTTGGGCATCCAACTCGAAGTACGCTCTGCTGGGCGGAATGCGTTCCGCCGCACACAAGGTTGCGTATGAGTTGGCGATGGGCTTTGCGCTGGTGGGTGTGCTGATGGCGGCCCGGAGTTTGAACCTGACCGAGATCGTCGAGCATCAATCCGGCAACATTCTGACGTGGTACTGGTTGCCGTTGCTGCCCATGTTCGTGGTGTATTTCATCTCCGGCGTGGCCGAAACCAACCGCGCACCGTTTGATATCACGGAAGGCGAATCGGAACTCGTCGCCGGTTTCCACGTTGAATACTCGGGCATTACGTTTGCTCTGTTTATGTTGGCCGAATATGCCAGCATGATCCTGATTTCGGCCCTGACCGCCGTGTTGTTTCTCGGTGGCTGGCTTTCTCCTTTTCAGGGCACCGCGCTGGAATCGGTTTTTGGGTTCGTTCCCGGGATCTTCTGGTTCTTTATCAAGATTGCGATCCTGCTGTTCCTGTTCTTGTGGTTCCGGGCTACGTTTCCACGCTATCGGTATGATCAGATCATGCGGTTGGGCTGGAAGGTCTTCATTCCCGTAACCATCGTCTGGATTTTCGTAGAGGGTGTGTTGGTGTATTTCAAGGTTGGGCCTTGGTTTTCTTGA
- a CDS encoding NADH-quinone oxidoreductase subunit J: MTLYQFLFYVFASSAVISAIRVVTVKNPVHAALFLVLTFFTTSLTWILMEAEFLGIVLLLVYVGAVMVLFLFVVMMLDINLAPLREGFVRNLPVGVFVALVMVIELGLIVGSHAFGLANYPAPTAAAAGTSNTLALGSVLYTEYVYPFEIAAFILLVAIVAAISLAHRKREGVLYQNIDQQVKVNRDDRVRMVKMVSSTPVVSEADDGKSNSSGEKRRD, encoded by the coding sequence ATGACTTTGTATCAGTTTCTCTTTTATGTGTTTGCCTCATCGGCCGTCATTTCGGCCATACGGGTGGTCACGGTTAAAAACCCGGTTCATGCGGCACTGTTCCTGGTGCTGACATTTTTCACCACCTCGTTGACCTGGATTCTGATGGAAGCGGAATTTCTCGGCATCGTGCTGTTGCTCGTGTACGTCGGTGCGGTGATGGTGCTGTTCCTGTTTGTGGTCATGATGCTCGATATCAATCTGGCACCATTGCGCGAGGGTTTTGTGCGCAACTTGCCGGTCGGTGTCTTTGTTGCGCTGGTGATGGTGATCGAGTTAGGCCTGATCGTCGGTTCTCATGCCTTTGGTCTGGCGAATTATCCCGCGCCGACCGCGGCGGCAGCAGGCACCTCCAACACGTTGGCTCTTGGGTCGGTTCTGTACACCGAATATGTCTATCCCTTCGAAATTGCGGCATTCATTTTGCTGGTTGCGATTGTTGCGGCTATCTCATTGGCACATCGCAAGCGTGAGGGCGTTCTTTACCAGAACATCGATCAACAGGTGAAGGTCAATCGAGACGACCGGGTTCGCATGGTGAAGATGGTTTCCTCGACACCCGTCGTATCGGAGGCCGACGACGGCAAGTCAAATTCATCGGGAGAAAAGCGCCGTGATTAG
- the nuoI gene encoding NADH-quinone oxidoreductase subunit NuoI: MNAFKQFVKTWFLWELFLGLSVTGKYFFGRKFTVQYPEEKTPMSPRFRGLHALRRYANGEERCIACKLCEAVCPALAITIESEQRADGTRRTTRYDIDLFKCIYCGFCEEACPVDSIVETRVFEYHFEARGEQIMTKEKLLEIGDRLESQIAADRLADAPYR; this comes from the coding sequence ATGAACGCATTCAAACAATTTGTAAAAACTTGGTTTTTGTGGGAACTGTTCCTGGGGTTGTCGGTGACCGGCAAGTACTTTTTTGGCCGAAAGTTCACCGTGCAGTACCCCGAAGAAAAAACCCCGATGTCCCCGCGATTTCGCGGGTTGCACGCCCTTCGTCGTTACGCCAATGGCGAAGAACGTTGCATTGCCTGCAAACTGTGCGAGGCGGTCTGTCCGGCGCTAGCGATTACCATCGAATCTGAGCAGCGGGCAGACGGTACCCGTCGCACCACGCGCTACGATATCGACTTGTTCAAGTGTATTTATTGTGGTTTTTGTGAAGAGGCTTGCCCCGTAGATTCGATTGTCGAAACTCGCGTATTCGAGTATCACTTTGAAGCGCGCGGCGAGCAGATCATGACGAAAGAAAAACTGCTGGAGATTGGTGATCGCCTAGAGTCGCAGATTGCAGCCGATCGACTGGCCGACGCCCCGTACCGTTGA
- a CDS encoding NADH-quinone oxidoreductase subunit C, giving the protein MTVQQRLNPALKPALESVLGDLLVNLTVALDEITIEVAAAHWQEVAKRLASAPETHFDQCVDLCGIDYLEFGRQEWAGEESVSYAGYSRGVEPASNARLKFGDEMRSGNQDRPRFAVVAHLLSYKHNWRVRVRIPCVDAELPTVPSVVSVWPVVNWFEREAFDLFGILFDDHPDMRRILTDYGFVGHPMRKDFPLIGNVEVRFDPEKNRVVYEPVSIEPRVLVPKVHRHDSRYVVPEEPTRGGR; this is encoded by the coding sequence ATGACTGTGCAGCAAAGGCTTAATCCGGCCCTGAAACCAGCCCTGGAATCTGTGCTTGGCGATCTGTTGGTTAATCTGACCGTTGCGTTGGATGAAATCACTATTGAAGTGGCGGCGGCGCATTGGCAAGAAGTGGCAAAGCGTTTGGCTTCTGCGCCTGAAACGCACTTTGATCAATGCGTCGACCTGTGTGGCATCGACTATTTGGAATTTGGCCGGCAAGAATGGGCAGGCGAAGAAAGTGTGTCCTACGCGGGTTACAGTCGCGGCGTTGAACCGGCCAGTAATGCTCGCCTGAAGTTCGGGGATGAGATGCGGTCAGGTAATCAGGACCGTCCTCGTTTCGCCGTCGTGGCTCATTTGCTTTCATACAAGCACAACTGGCGTGTCCGTGTCCGGATTCCCTGCGTCGATGCTGAATTGCCTACGGTTCCTTCGGTCGTGAGCGTCTGGCCGGTTGTAAATTGGTTCGAGCGTGAAGCCTTCGACCTCTTTGGTATTCTGTTCGATGACCATCCCGACATGCGCCGGATCCTTACGGATTACGGCTTTGTGGGTCATCCGATGCGCAAGGATTTTCCATTGATCGGTAACGTCGAAGTTCGGTTCGACCCGGAAAAGAATCGGGTGGTTTACGAGCCCGTTTCCATTGAGCCGCGTGTGCTGGTGCCCAAAGTACATCGCCACGATAGCCGTTACGTCGTGCCCGAAGAGCCCACACGGGGAGGGCGCTGA
- a CDS encoding NADH-quinone oxidoreductase subunit D, with protein MPEIANYTLNFGPQHPSAHGVLRLVLEMDGETIIRADPHIGLLHRGTEKLAESKPYNQSIGYMDRLDYVSMMCNEHAYVRAIEQLVNLEIPERAQYIRVMFDEITRILNHLLWLGAHALDIGAMTVFLYAFREREDLMDCYEAVSGARLHATYYRPGGVARDLPDSMPQYEKSQWHSERDVRRMNESRQGSLLDFLEDFTQRFPGYVDEYETLLTDNRIWKQRTVDIGIVPPDRAIALGFTGPMLRGSGIEWDLRKKQPYAVYDQLDFDIPVGVTGDCYDRYLVRVEEMRQSNRIITQCIDWLRKNPGPVMVDNRKIAPPRREEVKADMESLIHHFKLFTEGYCLPEGETYAAVEHPKGEFGIYLVSDGANKPYRLKIRAPGFAHLSALDEMSRGHMLADVVAIIGTQDIVFGEVDR; from the coding sequence ATGCCGGAAATTGCCAATTATACGTTGAACTTCGGTCCGCAGCATCCATCTGCCCACGGCGTATTACGCCTTGTGCTGGAGATGGATGGCGAGACCATTATTCGCGCCGATCCGCACATCGGTCTGCTTCATCGTGGAACCGAAAAACTGGCCGAGAGCAAACCTTATAACCAGTCTATCGGTTACATGGATCGACTGGATTACGTTTCCATGATGTGCAATGAACATGCCTATGTTCGTGCTATCGAGCAGTTGGTCAATCTCGAGATTCCCGAACGGGCGCAGTACATACGCGTTATGTTTGACGAGATCACCCGTATTCTGAACCACTTGCTCTGGCTCGGGGCGCACGCACTGGATATCGGTGCGATGACCGTTTTCCTCTATGCCTTCCGCGAGCGGGAGGATCTGATGGATTGCTACGAAGCGGTCTCCGGTGCGCGCTTGCATGCCACATATTATCGTCCGGGCGGCGTAGCGCGGGATTTGCCCGACTCAATGCCGCAGTATGAGAAATCACAGTGGCATAGCGAGCGCGATGTCCGTCGGATGAACGAATCTCGCCAAGGCTCCCTGCTGGATTTCCTCGAGGATTTCACCCAGCGATTCCCGGGTTATGTGGACGAGTACGAGACGCTGCTCACCGATAATCGAATCTGGAAACAGCGTACGGTTGACATTGGCATTGTTCCACCGGATCGCGCGATTGCGTTGGGTTTTACCGGCCCGATGCTGCGAGGTTCCGGTATCGAGTGGGATCTGCGCAAGAAACAGCCTTATGCCGTTTATGACCAACTGGACTTTGACATTCCTGTGGGCGTCACGGGTGATTGCTACGATCGGTACCTCGTTCGCGTCGAAGAAATGCGGCAGTCCAACCGAATCATCACGCAATGTATCGACTGGCTACGCAAGAATCCAGGTCCGGTCATGGTGGATAACCGTAAGATCGCCCCGCCGCGCAGAGAAGAAGTTAAGGCGGACATGGAATCGCTGATTCACCATTTCAAATTGTTCACCGAGGGTTATTGCCTCCCAGAAGGCGAGACCTATGCCGCGGTCGAGCATCCCAAGGGTGAATTCGGTATCTATTTGGTGTCTGATGGCGCCAACAAACCTTATCGCTTGAAAATCCGCGCGCCGGGCTTTGCGCACCTTTCTGCTTTGGACGAGATGTCGCGTGGTCACATGCTGGCCGATGTCGTGGCGATTATCGGCACGCAAGACATTGTTTTTGGTGAGGTGGACCGTTAA
- the nuoF gene encoding NADH-quinone oxidoreductase subunit NuoF, translating into MTEQVCFATMQFDEPWTLESYLKTGGYSAWRKILAEKTDPALIIEELKTSNLRGRGGAGFPTGLKWSFMPRNAPGQKYVVCNSDESEPGTAKDRQILLNNPHALVEGMAIAGYTIGATVGYNYMRGEFTDLVFRRFETAVKEAYELGLLGKNLQGSGIDFDLYGSLGAGAYICGEETALLESLEGKKGQPRFKPPFPANFGLYGRPTTVNNTETLSSVPAIMRNGGQWFADLGVPNSGGLKLFSVSGHVNKPGVFEIPMGLPFSELLSMAGGVREGRKLKAVIPGGTSTPVVPGSVMMQTNMDYDSIAKSGTFLGSGGLIVIDDSACMVEALRRISRFYYSESCGQCTPCREGTGWLYRMLTRVVEGKGAMADLNRLDDVASKIEGRTICALGDAAAVPVRSFLKHFRHEFEYYIEHGHSMIADGLATV; encoded by the coding sequence ATGACGGAACAAGTCTGCTTTGCGACGATGCAGTTTGATGAGCCCTGGACGCTTGAGAGTTACCTCAAGACCGGAGGCTATTCGGCCTGGCGCAAAATCCTGGCCGAAAAAACCGATCCCGCACTGATTATCGAAGAACTGAAAACCTCAAACCTTCGCGGTAGAGGCGGTGCGGGCTTCCCGACCGGCCTCAAATGGTCCTTCATGCCGCGCAATGCGCCCGGTCAGAAGTATGTCGTTTGCAACTCGGATGAGTCCGAGCCGGGTACTGCGAAAGATCGTCAGATTTTGCTTAATAATCCTCATGCTCTGGTGGAAGGCATGGCGATTGCGGGTTACACCATTGGCGCCACGGTGGGTTACAACTACATGCGCGGCGAGTTCACCGACTTGGTGTTCCGCCGTTTTGAAACCGCGGTCAAGGAAGCGTACGAGTTGGGCTTGCTGGGCAAAAATCTGCAAGGCTCCGGCATTGATTTCGATCTGTACGGCTCGTTGGGCGCCGGCGCCTACATCTGCGGGGAAGAGACGGCCTTACTCGAATCTCTGGAAGGCAAGAAAGGCCAACCGCGATTCAAGCCCCCGTTCCCGGCAAATTTTGGTTTGTACGGACGTCCGACCACGGTAAACAACACCGAAACACTGTCGTCGGTTCCCGCCATCATGCGCAACGGCGGCCAGTGGTTTGCGGACTTGGGCGTGCCGAACAGCGGCGGCCTCAAGTTGTTCTCGGTTTCAGGTCATGTGAACAAGCCGGGTGTCTTTGAAATCCCCATGGGTTTACCCTTCAGTGAACTGCTGTCCATGGCCGGTGGCGTACGCGAAGGTCGCAAGCTCAAGGCGGTGATCCCGGGCGGTACCTCTACTCCGGTAGTGCCGGGTTCCGTGATGATGCAGACCAACATGGATTATGACTCGATCGCCAAATCAGGCACGTTCCTTGGTTCGGGCGGCCTGATCGTGATCGATGACTCGGCATGCATGGTCGAAGCCTTGCGCCGCATTTCTCGCTTCTACTATTCGGAGTCATGCGGTCAATGCACGCCCTGCCGTGAGGGTACTGGTTGGCTTTACCGGATGCTCACCCGCGTTGTTGAAGGCAAAGGCGCCATGGCCGATTTGAACCGATTGGATGATGTGGCCAGCAAGATCGAAGGGCGAACCATTTGTGCGTTGGGCGATGCGGCCGCCGTTCCTGTGCGGAGCTTCCTTAAGCATTTCCGTCACGAATTTGAATATTACATCGAGCATGGCCACAGCATGATTGCTGACGGTTTGGCGACGGTCTAA
- the nuoK gene encoding NADH-quinone oxidoreductase subunit NuoK, translated as MISLSQFLVFGAILFSISVAGIFLNRKNVLVLLMAIELMLLAVNVNFIAFSHFLGNINGQVFVFFVLTVAAAEAAIGLAILVTLFRNRRTINVEDLTAMKG; from the coding sequence GTGATTAGTCTGTCCCAGTTCTTGGTATTCGGAGCCATCCTCTTTTCCATCAGCGTAGCGGGTATCTTTCTGAATCGGAAAAATGTCCTCGTCCTGTTGATGGCGATTGAGTTGATGCTGTTGGCAGTCAATGTCAATTTCATCGCCTTCTCGCATTTTCTCGGCAATATCAATGGTCAGGTATTTGTGTTTTTCGTGTTAACCGTAGCGGCTGCGGAAGCAGCGATCGGCCTGGCCATTCTGGTGACGCTGTTCCGTAATCGCCGGACCATCAATGTCGAAGATCTGACGGCGATGAAGGGTTAA
- the nuoL gene encoding NADH-quinone oxidoreductase subunit L has product MEKIYLIIALSPLVGALIAGLFGKQIGRAGAHWVTNIGVGISFILSLYAFYMHVWGGLPTYDATVYTWAATDAFHFDVGFMVDRLTVLMMVVVTSVSLMVHIYTIGYMADDPGYQRFFSYISLFTFSMLMLVMANNLLQLFFGWEAVGLVSYLLIGFWYKKESAIFANLKAFIVNRVGDFGFLLGIAAILMYTNTLDYATFFERLPVLASVKVEYWPGVEWSLPTVIAILLFIGAMGKSAQVPLHVWLPDSMEGPTPISALIHAATMVTAGIFMVARFSPLFEMSDAALSFIMVIGAITALFMGLLGIVQNDIKRVIAYSTLSQLGYMTVALGASAYSAAIFHLMTHAFFKALLFLAAGSVIIAMHHEQDIRKMGGLWKYMPVTFITFLIGSLALIGFPGTSGFFSKDSIILAVHASQLPGATFAYWAVLLGVFVTAFYTFRMFFLVFFGKERMDAHTRSHLHESPKVVTVPLILLSVPALLVGFFAIDPLLFSGFFEQAIVVMPGHDAMANLHEHYHGALAMMGHSLNSPVFWLAIAGVALSAVMYLIMPGSLPAMFAKVFAWPKRVLDGAYGFDDFNNAVFGGGSRLLGRGFWRIGDVRLIDGLMVNGTAGVIGATAMKWRKLQTGYLYHYAFVMILGLIGLMTWIVFLR; this is encoded by the coding sequence ATGGAAAAAATCTATCTCATCATCGCCTTGTCCCCATTGGTCGGCGCCTTGATCGCCGGTCTGTTCGGAAAGCAGATCGGCCGTGCCGGTGCCCACTGGGTGACCAATATCGGCGTCGGAATCTCGTTCATACTCTCCTTGTACGCTTTTTACATGCATGTCTGGGGCGGGTTGCCCACCTACGACGCCACTGTGTATACCTGGGCGGCAACGGATGCGTTCCATTTCGATGTTGGCTTCATGGTCGACCGCCTCACGGTTCTGATGATGGTCGTCGTCACCAGCGTCAGTCTGATGGTGCATATATATACCATCGGGTACATGGCCGATGATCCGGGTTACCAGCGTTTCTTCAGTTACATTTCTTTGTTCACCTTCTCCATGCTCATGCTGGTGATGGCGAACAATCTGCTGCAATTGTTCTTTGGCTGGGAAGCGGTGGGGCTGGTTTCTTACCTGCTGATCGGTTTCTGGTACAAAAAGGAAAGCGCGATTTTTGCCAATCTCAAGGCTTTCATTGTCAACCGCGTGGGCGATTTCGGCTTTCTGCTGGGTATTGCTGCCATCTTGATGTACACCAACACGCTGGACTACGCCACGTTCTTCGAGCGCCTGCCTGTCTTGGCCAGTGTAAAGGTCGAGTATTGGCCCGGTGTGGAATGGTCGTTGCCGACCGTGATTGCCATCCTGCTGTTTATCGGCGCCATGGGTAAATCGGCTCAGGTGCCTTTGCATGTGTGGCTGCCTGATTCGATGGAAGGCCCGACGCCAATTTCTGCCCTGATCCACGCCGCGACAATGGTAACCGCCGGTATTTTCATGGTGGCGCGCTTCTCGCCTCTGTTCGAAATGTCCGATGCGGCACTGTCATTTATTATGGTGATTGGTGCGATTACAGCGTTGTTCATGGGGTTGCTGGGCATCGTTCAGAACGACATCAAGCGCGTCATTGCCTACTCAACCCTGTCCCAGCTCGGTTATATGACTGTGGCGCTCGGTGCTTCGGCTTACTCTGCCGCGATTTTTCATCTCATGACCCATGCTTTTTTCAAGGCCTTGCTGTTCCTCGCCGCCGGCTCGGTGATCATCGCCATGCACCATGAACAGGACATCCGCAAGATGGGTGGCCTGTGGAAGTACATGCCGGTCACGTTCATCACCTTCCTGATCGGCTCACTGGCCTTGATCGGTTTCCCCGGTACATCGGGATTCTTCTCAAAAGACAGCATCATCCTGGCAGTTCATGCTTCCCAGCTACCCGGCGCAACCTTCGCCTATTGGGCAGTGCTGCTGGGCGTGTTCGTGACGGCCTTCTATACCTTCCGGATGTTTTTCCTCGTGTTCTTTGGCAAGGAGCGTATGGATGCGCACACGCGTTCGCATTTGCACGAATCACCCAAAGTGGTCACGGTGCCGCTGATTCTGTTGTCCGTACCTGCATTACTGGTTGGCTTCTTCGCTATTGATCCGCTCTTGTTCTCCGGTTTCTTCGAACAGGCGATTGTGGTTATGCCGGGTCATGATGCGATGGCTAATCTGCACGAGCATTACCATGGCGCATTGGCCATGATGGGACACAGCCTGAACAGCCCTGTTTTCTGGCTTGCTATCGCTGGCGTGGCGCTTTCCGCTGTCATGTATCTCATCATGCCCGGCTCGCTTCCAGCGATGTTCGCCAAGGTATTTGCCTGGCCGAAGCGAGTTCTGGACGGTGCCTACGGCTTTGACGATTTCAACAACGCTGTGTTCGGTGGCGGTTCACGGTTGCTGGGGCGTGGCTTCTGGCGTATCGGTGACGTACGGCTCATCGATGGCCTGATGGTAAATGGTACGGCGGGCGTAATCGGTGCAACGGCCATGAAGTGGCGCAAGCTTCAGACGGGTTATCTCTATCACTATGCGTTTGTCATGATTTTGGGCTTGATCGGTTTAATGACCTGGATCGTGTTTTTACGTTGA
- the nuoE gene encoding NADH-quinone oxidoreductase subunit NuoE — translation MKDSKIHLLSDHTRHEIDHWLSKYPPEQKQSAVLAALRETQHQNEGYLTTDLMDAIAEYLEMPPISVYEVATFYSMLETKPCGRHHVSICTNISCALMGSDEIVAHCEKKLGIKLGESTPDGRIYLKVEEECLAACDGGPMMQVDHVYYERLTPQKVDAILDKLE, via the coding sequence ATGAAAGACAGTAAGATCCATTTGCTGAGCGATCACACGCGCCATGAGATTGATCATTGGCTTAGCAAGTATCCGCCCGAGCAGAAGCAGTCGGCCGTGCTGGCCGCACTTCGCGAAACGCAGCACCAGAATGAAGGTTATTTGACTACGGATTTGATGGATGCGATTGCCGAGTACCTCGAAATGCCGCCTATTTCGGTTTATGAAGTGGCGACTTTCTATTCCATGCTGGAAACCAAACCCTGTGGCCGGCATCACGTCTCCATCTGTACCAACATTTCATGTGCTTTGATGGGTTCGGACGAGATTGTGGCGCATTGTGAGAAGAAACTGGGTATCAAGCTCGGTGAGTCGACTCCTGATGGCCGAATCTACCTTAAAGTGGAAGAAGAGTGCCTGGCCGCCTGCGACGGCGGTCCGATGATGCAGGTCGATCATGTCTATTACGAACGGCTGACACCTCAAAAGGTCGACGCCATCCTCGATAAGCTGGAGTGA
- the nuoG gene encoding NADH-quinone oxidoreductase subunit NuoG encodes MHDDLITIEVDGLPLKGRKGDMLIEVTDQAGINIPRFCYHRKLSIAANCRMCLVEVARAPKPLPACSTPISEGMKVQTRSPKALAAQRATMEFLLINHPLDCPICDQGGECELQDLAMGYGEGVGQYSEVKRVVKDKDIGPLIATDMTRCIHCTRCVRFGEEIAGLKELGVVGRSDHMEIGTYIAKSVTSELSGNVIDLCPVGALTAKPSRYTARPWELVQQAHISTHDAFGSNLYLHTRDGQVMRTVPRDNDLINETWLSDRDRYAYTGLFTEDRLAQPMIKRDGQWHATDWDTALALVAEKIQGIVQQQGAQALGGLISPNSSLEELYLFQKIIRGMGSNNVDHRLRQTDFSADAGDPVMPWFGIDIAQISQLKSVLVIGGSIREDIPLFGHRLRMAALTKRARIHVVYPVKESLTFSAAQWACAPDGGLLDVLIALSRASGVTLPEGLTESAPVDTELCTQILADLKKGANTAIFLGHLAQNDPQYGAIRYLAGRLSKALDVSLGILPQGGNQPGAWLAGAVPHRLAGGQAAVGSGANAQTLLQSPKPAMLLCGIDPDLDTQAGAEALDRLRAAECVVSLVSHLTPSQLEFADILLPIGTAVESAGTWVNGEGRWQPQRGIVRSWAQSRPGWKVLRVLGNLLDLSGFDFMDAAEVRAEVQSQCAQVSLSNESDVLGAVRPATAPSADGWVRIAPVAMYAVDGVIRRAKPLQVTDLANKQRHCLVNPADAAQQNWDEGSVVTITQSGCSTEMTVKFDDSVPQGALLIYVSEASVALPAIGGLVEVSREVVAC; translated from the coding sequence ATTCATGACGATTTGATCACCATCGAAGTTGATGGCCTCCCCCTGAAAGGACGCAAGGGCGATATGCTGATCGAAGTGACCGATCAGGCGGGCATCAACATTCCACGCTTTTGCTATCACCGCAAACTATCGATCGCGGCCAACTGCCGCATGTGTCTGGTTGAAGTGGCTCGTGCGCCTAAGCCGTTGCCCGCCTGTTCCACGCCCATTTCCGAAGGCATGAAGGTGCAAACGCGCAGCCCGAAAGCGCTGGCGGCGCAACGTGCGACCATGGAGTTTTTGCTGATCAACCACCCGCTTGATTGCCCAATTTGCGATCAGGGCGGTGAGTGCGAGTTGCAGGATCTGGCCATGGGTTATGGTGAAGGCGTCGGGCAATACTCCGAGGTCAAGCGGGTCGTCAAGGATAAAGACATCGGTCCACTGATTGCCACCGATATGACGCGCTGCATCCACTGCACGCGCTGTGTGCGTTTCGGTGAAGAAATCGCCGGTTTGAAAGAATTGGGTGTGGTTGGTCGTTCCGATCACATGGAAATCGGCACCTACATTGCCAAAAGCGTGACATCAGAATTATCCGGCAACGTGATTGACCTGTGCCCGGTGGGTGCCCTCACGGCCAAGCCGTCGCGATATACCGCCCGTCCGTGGGAATTGGTGCAGCAAGCGCACATCTCAACTCATGATGCCTTCGGCTCTAATCTGTACCTCCACACGCGTGATGGACAGGTCATGCGTACGGTGCCGCGCGATAACGATCTGATCAATGAAACCTGGCTATCGGATCGCGATCGTTATGCCTACACCGGCTTGTTTACCGAAGATCGTCTGGCACAGCCGATGATCAAGCGAGATGGGCAATGGCATGCAACGGATTGGGATACCGCACTCGCTCTTGTGGCCGAAAAAATTCAAGGCATCGTGCAGCAGCAGGGCGCTCAGGCCCTGGGCGGACTGATCTCTCCCAACTCGAGCCTTGAAGAACTGTACCTGTTCCAGAAAATCATTCGTGGCATGGGCTCGAATAACGTCGATCATCGCCTGCGCCAGACTGATTTCTCGGCCGATGCGGGCGATCCGGTCATGCCGTGGTTTGGCATAGACATCGCCCAGATCAGCCAGCTCAAATCGGTGCTGGTGATCGGTGGTTCGATCCGTGAGGACATTCCACTGTTTGGTCATCGTCTGCGCATGGCGGCGTTGACCAAGCGCGCCCGAATACATGTGGTTTATCCGGTTAAAGAATCTCTGACCTTCTCCGCTGCGCAATGGGCTTGTGCTCCAGACGGCGGTTTGTTGGATGTGCTGATTGCCTTGAGTCGAGCCTCAGGCGTGACTTTGCCCGAAGGGCTCACAGAGTCTGCACCGGTCGATACGGAACTGTGCACTCAAATTCTTGCTGATCTCAAAAAAGGCGCGAATACTGCGATCTTCTTGGGGCATCTGGCGCAGAACGATCCGCAGTACGGCGCGATTCGCTATCTGGCCGGTCGTTTGTCCAAGGCGCTTGATGTTTCTCTGGGCATTCTGCCGCAAGGCGGTAATCAGCCGGGGGCTTGGTTGGCGGGCGCCGTGCCGCATCGTCTGGCGGGTGGTCAGGCTGCTGTCGGATCAGGAGCAAATGCCCAAACACTGCTGCAGTCGCCTAAGCCTGCGATGTTGTTGTGTGGTATCGATCCGGATCTCGATACTCAGGCGGGCGCTGAAGCGTTGGACCGCTTGCGTGCGGCAGAATGCGTGGTCAGTCTGGTTTCTCACCTCACCCCCAGCCAACTTGAGTTTGCGGATATTTTACTGCCGATTGGTACCGCTGTTGAATCTGCGGGCACGTGGGTCAATGGCGAAGGCCGTTGGCAGCCACAACGCGGCATCGTCCGCTCTTGGGCCCAGTCCCGTCCGGGTTGGAAGGTACTGCGCGTTCTCGGTAATCTACTGGATCTGAGTGGCTTTGATTTCATGGACGCCGCCGAGGTGCGTGCGGAAGTGCAATCCCAGTGCGCTCAGGTCAGCCTGAGCAACGAAAGTGACGTACTCGGCGCTGTCCGACCGGCGACTGCCCCATCGGCGGATGGCTGGGTGCGCATTGCACCAGTGGCGATGTATGCCGTCGATGGCGTCATTCGCCGTGCCAAGCCTTTGCAAGTAACGGATTTGGCGAATAAACAGCGCCATTGCCTCGTTAACCCGGCTGATGCTGCGCAACAGAACTGGGATGAGGGCAGTGTCGTGACCATCACCCAGTCCGGTTGTTCAACGGAGATGACGGTTAAATTCGATGATTCCGTGCCGCAAGGCGCATTGCTGATTTATGTCAGCGAAGCGAGTGTTGCGCTGCCAGCCATCGGCGGTTTGGTTGAAGTGTCACGGGAGGTCGTGGCATGTTGA